Proteins encoded together in one Hylaeus volcanicus isolate JK05 chromosome 3, UHH_iyHylVolc1.0_haploid, whole genome shotgun sequence window:
- the LOC128873500 gene encoding zinc finger and SCAN domain-containing protein 10-like, translating to MQRRPGGHRRRPSGSRQETEDSLLSRFFCESCGKSYKWRESLLKHKRVECGKLPQFSCEVCGYRFMHKHHLRKHMTSIHQLVPLSHDGSFSMKMTASGGTSAFRFERLNNLQGSQTSGWPCQQQYVAKPYSCSNCNKRYVRRDSLYKHLRYECGTEPKFACTVCGRRFKRKHHLTYHLTNMHKPN from the exons ATGCAGCGACGACCAGGTGGCCATCGTCGACGACCGTCGGGATCGCGTCAAGAGACAGAGGACAGCCTGCTTTCAAGATTCTTCTGCGAGAGTTGCGGGAAATCGTACAAATGGAGGGAGTCTCTTTTGAAGCACAAGCGCGTGGAATGCGGGAAGTTGCCGCAGTTCTCGTGCGAAGTTTGCGGCTATAGATTCATGCACAAGCATCACCTGCGTAAACACATGACTTCTATTCACCAATTGGTTCCTTTGAGTCACGATGGTAGcttttcgatgaaaatgacGGCATCCGGGGGCACGAGTGCGTTTCGATTCGAGCGATTGAACAACTTGCAGGGCTCGCAGAC TTCAGGTTGGCCGTGCCAGCAGCAGTACGTGGCGAAGCCTTACAGCTGCAGCAACTGCAACAAACGATACGTGAGACGCGATTCCTTGTACAAGCATTTGCGATACGAGTGCGGAACGGAGCCGAAGTTCGCTTGCACCGTGTGCGGCAGAAGGTTTAAGCGGAAACACCACCTCACCTATCACCTGACAAACATGCACAAGCCGAATTGA